The Agromyces hippuratus genome has a window encoding:
- a CDS encoding MFS transporter, whose amino-acid sequence MFRSLAHRNYRIWFIGALVSNVGAWMQATAQNWVVLTELTDNDAFAVGITMALQFAPQLLLVPITGLIADRFDRRKILMVTQTLLMLLGLALGLLLVFGHAELWHLYLFALALGLVNAIDNPARQTFVSDLVSNSDMSNAVALNSASFNTARMIGPAVAGFLIVLVGSGWVFIINAFTFLAVLGALAMLKGRQLKRSPRAPRAKGQFVAGFRYVAGRPDLVVVFVMVFLIGAFGMNFPIFSSTMAVEFGRGAGEYGLLSSILAIGSLTGALLAARRERARIRVVILACAFLGFATLTAALMPTYWTFAASTILIGLGAVTILTTANGYVQTTTEPELRGRVMALYMAILAGGTPIGAPIVGAVADGMGPRWALGLAAVAAMVAALIGLGWLVMSRGMRLARHPRYAWRPTVQFSDAPTAAIAAVTTQAVPTLQVDTLERELERELGRDRDAERERAARRERGSEPERERELVPRVPNDRLVPADFSEEVALTSPIRLPKPRS is encoded by the coding sequence ATGTTCAGATCCCTCGCCCACCGCAACTATCGAATCTGGTTCATCGGCGCCCTCGTCTCGAACGTCGGCGCCTGGATGCAGGCCACCGCCCAGAACTGGGTGGTGCTCACCGAACTCACCGACAACGACGCCTTCGCCGTCGGCATCACCATGGCGCTGCAGTTCGCACCGCAGCTGCTGCTCGTGCCGATCACCGGCCTCATCGCCGATCGCTTCGACCGCCGCAAGATCCTCATGGTCACGCAGACCCTGCTCATGCTGCTCGGACTCGCGCTCGGTCTCCTGCTCGTCTTCGGCCACGCCGAGCTCTGGCACCTCTACCTCTTCGCGCTCGCCCTGGGCCTCGTGAACGCCATCGACAACCCCGCGCGGCAGACCTTCGTCTCCGACCTCGTCTCGAACTCCGACATGTCGAACGCGGTCGCCCTGAACTCGGCGTCGTTCAACACCGCTCGCATGATCGGCCCCGCCGTCGCGGGCTTCCTCATCGTGCTGGTCGGATCGGGCTGGGTCTTCATCATCAACGCCTTCACCTTCCTCGCGGTGCTCGGCGCGCTCGCGATGCTGAAGGGTCGGCAGCTGAAGCGCTCCCCCCGCGCGCCCCGCGCCAAGGGCCAGTTCGTCGCCGGCTTCCGCTACGTGGCGGGCCGGCCAGACCTCGTCGTCGTCTTCGTCATGGTGTTCCTGATCGGCGCGTTCGGCATGAACTTCCCGATCTTCTCCTCGACGATGGCCGTCGAGTTCGGCCGCGGCGCCGGCGAGTACGGGCTGCTCTCGTCGATCCTCGCGATCGGCTCGTTGACCGGCGCGCTCCTCGCCGCGCGACGCGAGCGGGCGCGCATCCGGGTGGTCATCCTCGCCTGCGCGTTCCTCGGCTTCGCGACGCTCACCGCCGCGCTCATGCCGACGTACTGGACCTTCGCCGCCTCGACGATCCTCATCGGCCTCGGCGCGGTGACGATCCTCACGACGGCGAACGGCTACGTGCAGACCACGACCGAGCCCGAGCTGCGCGGCCGGGTGATGGCGCTGTACATGGCGATCCTCGCGGGCGGCACGCCCATCGGCGCCCCGATCGTCGGCGCCGTCGCCGACGGCATGGGTCCGCGCTGGGCGCTCGGGCTCGCGGCAGTCGCCGCGATGGTCGCGGCGCTCATCGGCCTCGGCTGGCTCGTCATGTCTCGGGGAATGCGGCTGGCGCGGCATCCGCGGTACGCATGGCGCCCGACGGTGCAGTTCTCGGATGCCCCGACCGCGGCGATCGCAGCCGTGACCACGCAGGCAGTGCCGACCCTGCAGGTCGACACCCTCGAACGCGAGCTCGAGCGGGAGCTCGGCCGGGATCGCGACGCCGAGCGCGAACGCGCGGCCAGGCGCGAACGCGGGTCGGAGCCTGAGCGCGAGCGCGAGCTCGTGCCACGCGTGCCGAACGACCGGCTCGTGCCCGCCGACTTCTCCGAAGAGGTGGCGCTCACCTCGCCGATCCGCCTGCCGAAGCCGCGCAGCTAG
- a CDS encoding MarR family winged helix-turn-helix transcriptional regulator, with product MTDVSRPAPVERATPNAPGRAPSARRRTLAEQSTELRIAIMRLSRRLRQERTETELSGSQFSTLGWISTEGPLTIGRLAELERVTAPSMNRTVNCLVDAGYAARTASPDDGRKVIVSATEAGETIVLETRRRRDAWLAKRFAALTPAERETLAEATTILRRLTDQ from the coding sequence ATGACGGATGTCTCGCGCCCTGCCCCGGTCGAACGAGCCACCCCGAACGCACCCGGCCGCGCGCCATCCGCTCGTCGCCGAACCCTCGCCGAGCAGAGCACCGAACTGCGCATCGCGATCATGCGCCTCTCCCGCCGCCTCAGGCAGGAGCGCACCGAGACCGAGCTCAGCGGCTCGCAGTTCTCGACCCTCGGCTGGATCTCGACCGAGGGCCCGCTCACCATCGGCCGGCTCGCCGAGCTCGAGCGCGTCACCGCGCCGTCGATGAACCGCACGGTCAACTGCCTCGTCGACGCGGGCTACGCCGCCCGTACCGCGTCGCCCGACGACGGCCGCAAGGTCATCGTCTCCGCCACCGAGGCAGGCGAGACGATCGTGCTCGAGACCCGCCGCCGCCGTGACGCCTGGCTCGCCAAGCGCTTCGCCGCACTCACCCCCGCCGAACGCGAGACGCTCGCCGAGGCCACGACCATCCTCAGGAGGCTCACCGACCAGTGA
- a CDS encoding DUF4185 domain-containing protein, which produces MRHATTSRFPWSFALGASVLLACSACVGGGAGGGPVSVDPNSDKPFVLEGVGNLTEIARLTGPDAINDTEAAAVAGTDLGSMVNLGEKTFLLFGDTFGDRAPDAYGGQGGNWRSNVSAWTTDDDPSDGLTFDGWAPADDLGWASALVEGDHDANDGAGEVTKIPTYGFAVGDTLYLSYMSVAFWGEPGAWDANYAGLAKSTDEGANWTALDGPRWPGDSNFIQVATANVEEDGIDYVYFWSIPSGRFGGVQLMRVPAAVEAVEDAAAYSYFTGTTADGAPEWGSDMAAATTIVDGTIGELSVMWSDYLGRWLMTYSDDGNAYMREGITPWGPWGEPIEMVSASDYPGLYSPYMNPRYVGDGGRRVYFTLSLWGPYNVFWFSVDLERAE; this is translated from the coding sequence ATGCGCCATGCCACCACCAGTCGATTCCCGTGGAGTTTCGCGCTCGGGGCATCGGTCCTTCTCGCCTGCAGCGCCTGCGTCGGCGGCGGGGCGGGAGGCGGCCCGGTGAGCGTCGACCCGAACTCCGACAAGCCCTTCGTGCTCGAAGGGGTGGGCAACCTGACCGAGATCGCGAGGCTCACCGGGCCCGACGCGATCAACGACACGGAAGCTGCCGCCGTCGCCGGCACCGACCTCGGCTCCATGGTGAACCTGGGCGAGAAGACGTTCCTGCTCTTCGGCGACACGTTCGGCGACCGCGCCCCCGACGCCTACGGCGGGCAGGGCGGCAACTGGCGCTCGAACGTCTCCGCATGGACGACGGATGACGACCCGAGCGACGGGCTGACGTTCGACGGCTGGGCGCCCGCCGACGACCTCGGCTGGGCGAGTGCGCTCGTCGAGGGCGATCACGACGCGAACGACGGCGCCGGAGAGGTGACGAAGATCCCGACGTATGGCTTCGCCGTCGGCGACACGCTCTACCTCTCGTACATGTCGGTCGCGTTCTGGGGTGAGCCGGGGGCGTGGGACGCGAATTACGCGGGGCTCGCGAAGTCGACCGATGAGGGCGCGAACTGGACGGCGCTCGATGGGCCGCGATGGCCGGGCGACTCGAACTTCATCCAGGTGGCCACCGCGAACGTCGAGGAGGACGGCATCGACTACGTCTACTTCTGGTCGATCCCGTCCGGGCGATTCGGGGGAGTGCAGCTCATGCGCGTGCCGGCGGCGGTCGAGGCGGTCGAGGATGCCGCGGCGTACTCGTACTTCACCGGCACGACCGCCGACGGCGCCCCCGAGTGGGGCAGCGACATGGCGGCCGCGACGACGATCGTCGACGGCACGATCGGCGAGCTCTCGGTCATGTGGTCGGACTACCTCGGCCGGTGGCTCATGACCTACTCCGACGACGGCAACGCGTACATGCGCGAGGGCATCACGCCGTGGGGGCCGTGGGGCGAGCCGATCGAGATGGTCTCCGCGAGCGACTATCCGGGCCTCTATTCGCCGTACATGAATCCGCGGTACGTCGGCGACGGCGGCAGGCGCGTCTACTTCACGCTGTCGCTCTGGGGCCCGTACAACGTCTTCTGGTTCTCGGTGGATCTCGAGCGCGCGGAGTGA
- a CDS encoding ABC transporter substrate-binding protein, protein MHKRISRLATAGIAAAAVGVMLAGCTPASSNTTEDGKSKVVFWQQKFEDYQQDWFKAQVAEFNKSQDEVEVELLVVPADTWDQKLKAAQAAGKAPDVKTTSYGNVKPMQASGQIADLSELMDADAFDDIAENIAPFVTVDDEVYAYPLLVEPSTVLFYRTDLLAAAGIDAPPTTWDELVDDARTLTTGDVYGMNIGQTAPDLGWSSWGLQYNVAGDFPLRGDWSEASADDPAYEDLAKFYQTLYAEKLMPQEATYPYADCSFFGEGKVAMSACGSWALGQLSANPDWAGVWENTAVAAFPSSDGDPTAPTSTLGGWTLTVDAKSKVQDESAEFVQWLLADDTDRLVDFFTATGFSKYPARVSVTEALAATPEAADNPFLATITEDIVPYAKAEPSYPWDVSLAFATSLEKAMRGGDIPAAMSEAQAAIEDVIKKQKLAGTGSD, encoded by the coding sequence ATGCACAAGAGAATCAGCAGGCTCGCCACCGCCGGCATCGCGGCCGCAGCGGTCGGGGTCATGCTCGCCGGTTGCACGCCTGCGAGCAGCAACACGACCGAAGACGGTAAGTCCAAGGTCGTCTTCTGGCAGCAGAAGTTCGAGGACTACCAGCAGGACTGGTTCAAGGCGCAGGTCGCCGAGTTCAACAAGAGCCAGGATGAGGTCGAGGTCGAACTCCTGGTGGTCCCGGCCGACACCTGGGACCAGAAGCTCAAGGCCGCCCAGGCCGCGGGCAAGGCGCCCGATGTGAAGACCACGAGCTACGGGAACGTCAAGCCCATGCAGGCCAGCGGTCAGATCGCCGATCTCAGCGAACTGATGGACGCAGACGCATTCGACGACATCGCCGAGAACATCGCTCCGTTCGTCACGGTCGACGATGAGGTCTACGCGTACCCGCTGCTCGTCGAGCCGTCGACGGTGCTGTTCTATCGCACCGACCTGCTCGCGGCGGCCGGCATCGACGCGCCGCCGACGACGTGGGACGAGCTCGTGGACGACGCGCGAACGCTCACGACGGGCGATGTCTACGGCATGAACATCGGGCAGACCGCTCCAGATCTCGGCTGGTCGAGCTGGGGGCTCCAGTACAACGTGGCCGGCGACTTCCCGCTGCGCGGCGACTGGTCGGAGGCCTCTGCCGACGATCCCGCCTATGAGGACCTCGCGAAGTTCTACCAGACGCTCTACGCCGAGAAGCTGATGCCGCAGGAGGCGACGTATCCGTACGCCGACTGCTCGTTCTTCGGTGAAGGCAAAGTGGCCATGAGCGCATGCGGATCATGGGCGCTCGGCCAGCTCTCGGCGAACCCCGACTGGGCCGGCGTGTGGGAGAACACGGCCGTCGCCGCCTTCCCGTCGTCCGATGGCGACCCCACGGCGCCGACGTCGACCCTCGGCGGATGGACGCTCACCGTCGATGCCAAGTCGAAGGTGCAGGACGAGTCCGCGGAGTTCGTCCAGTGGCTCCTCGCCGACGACACGGATCGGCTCGTCGACTTCTTCACGGCGACCGGCTTCTCGAAGTATCCGGCGCGCGTTTCGGTCACCGAAGCGCTTGCGGCGACTCCCGAGGCGGCCGACAACCCGTTCCTCGCGACGATCACCGAGGACATCGTGCCCTACGCCAAGGCCGAGCCGTCCTACCCCTGGGATGTCAGCCTCGCCTTCGCGACGAGCCTCGAGAAGGCCATGCGGGGCGGTGACATCCCCGCCGCGATGAGCGAAGCCCAGGCGGCGATCGAGGATGTGATCAAGAAGCAGAAGTTGGCCGGCACCGGCAGCGACTGA
- a CDS encoding carbohydrate ABC transporter permease has translation MTMSPQSTNRLATAASVALEPETTAPARKRRRGVGRLSTHVMDNRTAYVMIAPMVVLLGIFVWWPLLYSFYLSTFEISFYEEPVFVGLQFYGYVLEDPDFWHSIGIGATYVLYTVPAIMIIAFLVASFIRTVGRKVAGLLKTTVYVPTVVSAVITSVVFVFMYRADGGLINWLIGFVGLGPFAFLSDPELALPAISVPGIWLAFGITTLIMLAGMYDIPQSYYEAAQLEGANFFQRTWFITIPLMKNVLLYLLVTATIAGMQQFELPLIMTQGGPTNSTMTPNLFIFNQFKDPTPYATSFSLTAALILFFVLGGISMLIFRLIRSDKAIDA, from the coding sequence ATGACCATGTCGCCGCAGTCCACCAACCGCCTCGCGACCGCCGCGAGCGTCGCCCTCGAGCCGGAGACCACGGCCCCGGCACGGAAGCGTCGACGCGGAGTCGGGCGTCTGAGTACGCACGTGATGGACAACCGCACCGCATACGTGATGATCGCGCCGATGGTGGTGCTGCTCGGCATCTTCGTCTGGTGGCCGCTGCTGTACTCGTTCTACCTGTCGACGTTCGAGATCAGCTTCTACGAGGAGCCGGTGTTCGTCGGACTGCAGTTCTACGGGTACGTGCTCGAAGATCCCGACTTCTGGCATTCCATCGGCATCGGCGCCACCTACGTGCTGTACACCGTCCCCGCGATCATGATCATCGCGTTCCTCGTCGCGAGCTTCATCCGAACGGTCGGTCGAAAGGTCGCCGGACTGCTGAAGACGACGGTCTACGTGCCCACCGTGGTCTCCGCGGTGATCACGTCGGTGGTGTTCGTCTTCATGTATCGCGCCGACGGCGGCCTCATCAACTGGCTGATCGGGTTCGTCGGGCTCGGCCCGTTCGCCTTCCTCTCCGACCCCGAGCTCGCCCTCCCCGCGATCTCAGTGCCGGGCATCTGGCTCGCCTTCGGAATCACGACGCTCATCATGCTCGCGGGCATGTACGACATTCCGCAGAGCTACTACGAGGCCGCCCAGCTGGAGGGCGCGAACTTCTTCCAGCGCACGTGGTTCATCACGATCCCGCTCATGAAGAACGTATTGCTCTACCTGCTGGTCACGGCGACGATCGCGGGCATGCAGCAGTTCGAGCTTCCGCTCATCATGACGCAGGGCGGTCCGACGAACTCGACCATGACCCCCAACCTGTTCATCTTCAACCAGTTCAAGGACCCCACCCCGTACGCCACGAGCTTCTCGCTGACGGCGGCGCTCATCCTCTTCTTCGTCCTGGGTGGCATCAGCATGCTGATCTTCCGCCTCATCCGCTCCGACAAAGCGATCGACGCATAG
- a CDS encoding carbohydrate ABC transporter permease has translation MKASLGRRVATYSLAALIVISTTLPLAWMLISGFKGRNEVLRTPFQFFPDVWMWQNYAAILQDPAFLQSMALTFAGALLFTLLSLVVNSIAAYAFARLDFRGKRFWWVYCITPMFIPGMAILLTSYVVVSNLGMLNTLAVLIIPGAASAVQMFFIRQFYLNTPLAIEEAALIDGAGRWRIFWSIFLPQSQGVFVVVGVGSFLAYWNAYVWPILTIQDPGLQQIMQYIAGFRSERGNEWGLLMAGSTLAALPTILLVLIFQRYIVNGVRLAGMK, from the coding sequence ATGAAGGCCTCTCTCGGGCGACGCGTCGCCACCTACTCACTCGCTGCGCTCATCGTCATCAGCACCACGCTCCCGCTCGCGTGGATGCTCATCTCGGGATTCAAGGGTCGGAACGAGGTGTTGCGGACTCCGTTCCAGTTCTTCCCCGACGTCTGGATGTGGCAGAACTACGCCGCGATCCTGCAGGATCCCGCGTTCCTCCAGTCGATGGCGCTGACCTTCGCCGGCGCACTCCTCTTCACACTGCTCAGCCTCGTCGTGAACTCGATCGCCGCGTACGCGTTCGCCCGGCTCGACTTCCGGGGAAAGCGATTCTGGTGGGTCTACTGCATCACGCCCATGTTCATCCCCGGCATGGCGATCCTGCTGACCTCCTACGTCGTGGTGTCGAACCTCGGCATGCTCAACACCCTCGCCGTCCTGATCATCCCCGGTGCCGCCTCGGCAGTGCAGATGTTCTTCATCCGGCAGTTCTACCTGAACACCCCGCTCGCCATCGAGGAAGCGGCCCTGATCGACGGCGCCGGCCGCTGGCGCATCTTCTGGTCGATCTTCCTTCCGCAGTCGCAGGGTGTGTTCGTCGTCGTCGGGGTCGGCTCGTTCCTGGCCTACTGGAATGCCTATGTCTGGCCGATCCTGACGATTCAGGATCCCGGCCTGCAGCAGATCATGCAGTACATCGCGGGCTTCCGCTCGGAACGCGGGAACGAGTGGGGGCTCCTGATGGCCGGGTCGACGCTCGCAGCCCTGCCCACGATCCTCCTCGTGCTGATCTTCCAGCGATACATCGTCAATGGCGTGCGGCTCGCCGGAATGAAGTAG
- a CDS encoding DUF4185 domain-containing protein yields MQPVRRTSAILAAVGALVIGVIAPIGAAAAPLAPAERAVAEPSPDHSPAVLVSKTTGPKSLSATDTRWAVTGTDLGIMWDNGSGEVLTAFGDTFGDWNGPGGGGGDWRSNVLLRSSDTDLSDGMTFDSAVEDAPGHAGEIIPSLKINGQEMTTIPTAGISVGDRQYLAFMSVRQWGAPGAWDTNFSRIAYSDDDGETWNSTDGPEWANTADGQHPFQMVAFERHDGFVYMFGTPNGRFGAVHVARVPEASVLDKSAYSYWTGSSWVLGDDTAAAPIVPPNAAELSVRYSEHTGGWLMTYLNEDLDLVLRTAPSAEGPWSDTQRLASFADYPGLYGGYLHPWSEDGELYFALSQWDPYNVYLMRAEIDESGAVVNPNLIEDPGFERAVDGAMPAPWACTGNCGIDVNHAWAHGGSKQGWMRHNAGWIDIHQDVAVEPNTTYTFTGFVVTGGAPAPGSIGVRELGAGGSTLAEASFESVGAYTRYSVTFHSGDRTSVQAFVGTYLNGDRWVQTDDLSLVKAKEQLPGLTVTASSDPVAGSEVVRDDVVTYTVQASTDSTKPEPVTLAVELAGLIDDASLDAASVRSSIGEAVLDGSVLRWSGEIAPDERLDLGFAATVRRDASRGDSELVVTTAAEAERAILTSCAGCELSLSAVHYDPRPPRPEFPDKPGKPDKPGKPGRP; encoded by the coding sequence ATGCAACCCGTACGAAGGACCTCCGCCATCCTCGCCGCCGTCGGCGCGCTCGTGATCGGCGTGATCGCGCCGATCGGCGCAGCCGCGGCACCGCTCGCTCCTGCGGAGCGCGCGGTCGCCGAGCCGTCCCCCGACCATTCACCAGCTGTGCTCGTCAGCAAGACGACGGGGCCGAAGTCGCTGAGCGCCACCGACACCCGGTGGGCAGTGACGGGCACCGACCTCGGCATCATGTGGGACAACGGCTCGGGCGAGGTGCTCACCGCGTTCGGCGACACGTTCGGCGACTGGAACGGGCCGGGCGGCGGTGGCGGCGACTGGCGCTCGAACGTGCTGCTGCGCAGCAGCGACACCGATCTCTCCGACGGCATGACGTTCGACTCGGCGGTCGAGGACGCCCCCGGTCACGCCGGCGAGATCATCCCGTCGCTGAAGATCAACGGCCAGGAGATGACGACGATCCCGACGGCCGGCATCTCCGTGGGCGATCGGCAGTACCTCGCCTTCATGTCGGTGCGCCAGTGGGGTGCGCCGGGCGCGTGGGACACGAACTTCAGCCGCATCGCCTACTCCGACGACGACGGCGAGACCTGGAACTCGACCGACGGACCGGAGTGGGCGAACACCGCCGACGGTCAGCACCCGTTCCAGATGGTCGCGTTCGAGCGTCATGACGGCTTCGTCTACATGTTCGGCACTCCCAACGGGCGATTCGGTGCGGTGCACGTCGCACGCGTTCCCGAGGCATCCGTGCTCGACAAGTCGGCCTACTCGTACTGGACCGGGTCGAGCTGGGTGCTGGGCGACGACACCGCCGCGGCGCCGATCGTGCCGCCGAACGCCGCCGAGCTCTCGGTGCGATACAGCGAGCACACCGGCGGCTGGCTGATGACCTACCTGAACGAGGACCTCGACCTGGTGCTGCGCACTGCGCCCTCGGCCGAGGGGCCGTGGAGCGATACGCAGCGGCTGGCGAGCTTCGCCGACTACCCGGGCCTGTACGGCGGCTACCTGCATCCGTGGTCGGAGGACGGCGAGCTGTACTTCGCGCTGTCGCAGTGGGACCCCTACAACGTCTACCTGATGCGCGCCGAGATCGACGAGAGCGGTGCCGTCGTGAACCCGAACCTCATCGAGGACCCCGGGTTCGAGCGGGCCGTCGACGGCGCCATGCCGGCGCCGTGGGCGTGCACCGGCAACTGCGGCATCGACGTCAACCACGCGTGGGCGCACGGCGGCAGCAAGCAGGGCTGGATGCGTCACAACGCCGGGTGGATCGACATCCACCAGGATGTCGCGGTCGAACCGAACACCACGTACACCTTCACCGGCTTCGTCGTGACCGGTGGCGCTCCCGCTCCCGGTTCGATCGGGGTGCGCGAGCTCGGCGCCGGCGGATCGACGCTCGCCGAGGCATCCTTCGAATCGGTCGGTGCGTACACGCGGTACTCGGTGACCTTCCACAGCGGCGATCGCACGTCGGTGCAGGCCTTCGTCGGCACGTACCTGAACGGCGACCGCTGGGTGCAGACCGACGACCTCTCGCTCGTGAAGGCGAAGGAGCAGTTGCCGGGGCTGACGGTCACGGCCTCCTCCGATCCGGTCGCCGGCTCCGAGGTGGTGCGCGACGACGTCGTGACGTACACGGTGCAGGCGTCGACCGACAGCACGAAGCCGGAGCCGGTCACCCTCGCGGTCGAACTCGCCGGCCTCATCGACGACGCGTCGCTGGACGCCGCGTCGGTGCGCTCCTCGATCGGCGAGGCGGTGCTCGACGGCTCGGTGCTGCGCTGGTCGGGCGAGATCGCACCCGACGAGCGGCTTGACCTCGGCTTCGCCGCGACCGTGCGGCGCGATGCGTCGCGCGGCGATTCGGAGCTCGTCGTCACGACGGCGGCCGAGGCGGAGCGGGCGATCCTGACGTCGTGCGCGGGCTGCGAGCTCAGCCTCTCCGCGGTGCACTACGACCCTCGGCCGCCGCGTCCCGAGTTCCCCGACAAGCCGGGCAAGCCCGACAAGCCGGGCAAGCCCGGCCGCCCCTGA
- a CDS encoding TetR/AcrR family transcriptional regulator translates to MPRPLVDLLWRDRPSSPAGGSRGPRARYSTGDVVARAIALADEGGLTAVTVRALAQSLEMTAMSVYTHVNSRDDLLVLMADHAYARMTPTLFGRAAWRTRVRRVADDNLALLRAHPWLLDVDDPRTALGPGTIAKYDHELRAFDGTSIDDIHRDAALTFVLDFVRSSASRIVARPGTREFGELWEESVASLAGYVGDDFALAQRVGRAAGEAMGGPHDAERAWEYGLDRVITGLGDAIGG, encoded by the coding sequence ATGCCCAGACCCTTGGTCGACCTGTTGTGGCGCGACCGCCCGAGTTCGCCGGCGGGCGGCAGCCGTGGACCCAGGGCGCGCTACTCGACCGGCGACGTCGTCGCACGCGCGATCGCCCTCGCCGACGAGGGCGGCCTCACCGCCGTCACCGTGCGCGCGCTCGCGCAGTCGCTCGAGATGACGGCGATGTCGGTGTACACCCACGTCAACAGCCGCGACGACCTGCTCGTGCTGATGGCCGACCACGCGTACGCGCGCATGACACCGACACTGTTCGGGCGGGCGGCGTGGCGCACTCGGGTGCGCCGGGTCGCCGACGACAACCTCGCGCTCCTGCGCGCCCACCCGTGGTTGCTCGACGTCGACGACCCGCGCACTGCCCTCGGCCCCGGGACGATCGCGAAGTACGACCACGAGCTGCGCGCCTTCGACGGCACGTCGATCGACGACATCCATCGCGATGCGGCGCTGACGTTCGTGCTCGACTTCGTGCGGTCGTCGGCCTCGAGAATCGTGGCGCGGCCTGGAACCCGCGAGTTCGGCGAGCTCTGGGAGGAGTCGGTCGCAAGCCTGGCCGGCTACGTGGGCGACGACTTCGCACTCGCGCAACGGGTCGGTCGCGCGGCCGGGGAGGCGATGGGCGGCCCGCACGATGCCGAGAGGGCATGGGAGTACGGGCTGGACCGGGTCATCACCGGACTTGGCGACGCGATCGGCGGCTAG
- a CDS encoding VOC family protein: MNITQTALSLNVADVDASAGFAESFFGYEAAMAADGFVSLRHPDSNTNLIFLATGLSTFKPSEIAGSAGQGLLLVFVVDDLDGEFARIEAAGARVVTPPETEPWGERFCQFADPNGLIWQLVQWVDQPA, encoded by the coding sequence ATGAACATCACCCAGACCGCTCTCTCGCTGAACGTCGCCGACGTCGACGCCTCGGCGGGCTTCGCCGAGTCCTTCTTCGGTTACGAGGCGGCCATGGCGGCCGACGGGTTCGTCTCGCTTCGGCATCCCGACTCGAACACGAACCTGATCTTCCTGGCCACGGGTCTGTCCACCTTCAAGCCGAGCGAGATCGCGGGCTCAGCGGGGCAGGGGCTGTTGCTCGTCTTCGTCGTCGACGACCTCGACGGCGAGTTCGCGCGCATCGAGGCGGCCGGCGCCCGAGTCGTGACACCTCCGGAGACCGAGCCGTGGGGTGAGCGCTTCTGCCAGTTCGCCGATCCGAACGGGCTCATCTGGCAGCTCGTGCAGTGGGTCGACCAGCCCGCCTGA
- a CDS encoding glycoside hydrolase family 172 protein has protein sequence MNAPHPHSPDLSSISALRRLQTRSISPENFDGAVGGGARATEGTGASAARDLGPGWKISPSVDINAGETFDLATIDGPGRITHIWITTHTDNWRTLVLRAYWDGAEEPAVEVPYGDFFCNGWGVFAQVNSQTIAANPHGGFNSYWPMPFKQGARLTIENTSVVDVRVYYQVTYEIGGDYSADGYFHAQWRRSNPLEELVPHTILEGIEGQGQYVGTYLAWGANSNGWWGEGEIKFYLDDDTDHPTICGTGTEDYFGGAWNFDIPGQGYSEFSTPYLGMPQVIRPDGLYVSQQRFGMYRWHLLDPIFFATGIPKVDIQALGWRSGWRYLPLRDDIASTALFYLDRPTARRPKSPTADDMEVHLGTAPVPDIGAMPPRAPKD, from the coding sequence GTGAACGCCCCACACCCGCACAGTCCCGATCTCTCGTCGATCTCGGCGCTGCGCCGACTGCAGACGCGCTCGATCTCGCCGGAGAACTTCGACGGGGCGGTCGGCGGCGGCGCTCGCGCGACCGAGGGCACCGGGGCATCCGCTGCCCGCGATCTCGGCCCCGGCTGGAAGATCTCGCCGAGCGTCGACATCAACGCCGGTGAGACCTTCGACCTCGCGACGATCGACGGCCCGGGCAGGATCACGCACATCTGGATCACGACCCACACCGACAACTGGCGCACGCTCGTGCTGCGCGCGTACTGGGACGGCGCGGAGGAGCCCGCGGTCGAGGTGCCGTACGGCGACTTCTTCTGCAACGGCTGGGGCGTGTTCGCACAGGTGAACTCGCAGACGATCGCCGCGAACCCGCACGGCGGCTTCAACTCGTACTGGCCGATGCCGTTCAAGCAGGGCGCACGCCTCACGATCGAGAACACCTCGGTCGTCGACGTGCGCGTCTACTACCAGGTGACCTACGAGATCGGCGGCGACTACTCGGCCGACGGCTACTTCCACGCGCAGTGGCGCCGATCGAACCCGCTCGAGGAGCTCGTGCCGCACACGATCCTCGAGGGCATCGAGGGGCAGGGTCAGTACGTCGGCACCTACCTCGCGTGGGGCGCGAACTCCAACGGCTGGTGGGGCGAGGGCGAGATCAAGTTCTACCTCGACGACGACACCGACCACCCCACGATCTGCGGCACCGGCACCGAGGACTACTTCGGCGGCGCCTGGAACTTCGACATCCCCGGCCAGGGCTACTCCGAGTTCTCGACCCCCTACCTCGGCATGCCGCAGGTGATCCGCCCCGACGGCCTCTACGTCAGCCAGCAGCGCTTCGGCATGTACCGCTGGCACCTGCTCGACCCGATCTTCTTCGCGACCGGCATCCCCAAGGTCGACATCCAGGCGCTCGGATGGCGCAGCGGATGGCGCTACCTCCCGCTCCGCGACGACATCGCCTCGACGGCGCTCTTCTACCTCGACCGCCCCACCGCCCGGCGCCCGAAGTCGCCGACCGCCGACGACATGGAGGTGCACTTGGGCACCGCGCCGGTGCCCGACATCGGCGCCATGCCGCCGCGCGCGCCGAAGGACTGA